The following coding sequences are from one Capsicum annuum cultivar UCD-10X-F1 chromosome 3, UCD10Xv1.1, whole genome shotgun sequence window:
- the LOC124896693 gene encoding uncharacterized protein LOC124896693: MCKDCKVIPSENLATQHRLLVMDLGIKKGKKRRGGEGRPRVRWGGLTPTSALEIGAKLEGMGVWEDSGDVDNVKKKVETKKATYVKLVESRDEEEKRVSMEEYKLAKKEANLAVSTAKTAAFESLGVVLGELEHTGECRDFGYCRRFKVEEVSEAIRKMRMGRVTGPDEIQVDFWKFSSVAGLRWLTNLFNNIFKSAKMPEAWR, translated from the exons atgtgtaaggattgtaaggttatCCCAAGTGAGAATCTTGCGACCCAGCATAGActtctagtgatggacttggGTATCAAGAAGGGCAAGAAGAGACGGGGTGGGGAGGGTCGTCCTAGAGTTAGGTGGGGTGGACTGACTCCAACTAGTGCTCTAGAGATAGGGGCGAAGTTGGAAGGGATGGGAGTTTGGGAGGATAgcggggacgtggata atgttAAGAAGAAGGTAGAGACGAAGAAGGCGACTTATgttaagttggtggagagtaggGATGAAGAGGAAAAACGGGTTAGTATggaggagtataagttagctaagAAGGAGGCTAATTTAGCAGTTTCAACTGCTAAGACAgcagcttttgagagttt AGGTGTTGTGCTAGGGGAGTTGGAGCATACCGGGGAGTGTCGCGATTTCGGCTATTGTCGGCGTTTTAAAGTAGAGGAGGTCAgcgaggctattcgcaagatgcgaatGGGCAGGGTAACGGGGCCCGACGAGATTcaggtggatttttggaagttttctagcGTGGCTGGGTTAAGGTGGCTGACCAACctgtttaacaacattttcaagtccgCGAAGATGCCTGAGGCGTGGAGATAA